The nucleotide window CATAGAAAGAGAACATAAAGACAATAGCAAGGCAAAGGTGAACAACACCTGCAAAAAGTAGTGCGCGTATAGAGCGATTTCGCCTTTGGGAACGGTTCATAATGTTTCCTCCGCTGTATCTAATTTAACTGGTAGCAGACCAACCTATATATTAATATTGTATGTAAGTCAACGAGCAATTTTTGTGCCAATCTGAGCAATACCGTACTGGCGGGTTTACTGCGCGCCCTGCACCAAATAGGGCATTTTTTACACTCGCTTGCACGAAATCGGGCATATTTGATAATCCAAGTCGGCGATTATAACTTTTTAGGTAGCAACTTATAGTAAATCCCATAATTATTTGCACACACGGTAACTCGTAGGGGCTGGGTTACCCAGCCCTACGAAGATGCGAAGTGTAAACACATTTTCCGATTTTACTATAATGTTTATTTCCTTGAAAATCAAATCTTATTTAAAAAGTTTGGTCTAATTCACAAGAGCGGTTTTTCCTCCCAAGTCTAAAGACTTGGGCTTCCAAACCGTAAATTTAGGTGATAAGCATTGAACACAAGTCAGGTGGGACATAACACGCTGCTGACGTAACGGAACGCGTTTAGCACATAATCTACGGCAGACGTGATAGATTGTGTCAGTTCCGTTGAATCCTTAAACGCAAACTTACGTTATTATAGCACAAAAAACGGAGTTGTTCAAATTAAACTTGACAAATTCTGTGCTTTATGATACACTTTTATGAATTCCATAGGACTTTGCACTTTTTTCTTGCAATTTATATTTGAAAAGTGCTATAATTTACTAAATGTGTTCTTTAATGCCTCGCGGTGCCGTATACAACACTGCGAAAAGTTAAAGAATCACATCGCTGACAAAAACCGACATCGGTTCGGTTTACCGATGTAACGTCAGCATTCACATGCGTGATTGCATGCAGTACTGCTATCACCGAAAGTTAAATCAGGCAAGGTGACGCTTTGGGAAGCGCGCTTTTCGCTCAAAGTTCAGAACCTTGTGTACATTTTTGAAGAAGGAGAATTCATAGCTATGAAAAAAGTCGCAATCTTTATTGCACTTGCCTGCGTTGTGATGCTTGCGCCAATGGCACTCGCACAAAATTGGCAACCGGCAGGTGATAACTGGATTGAAAAATGGTGGGGCCTCGACCTGGTAACGGAGACCGGTGGTTTCAGCACATCAGCGGAACTTGACTATCTTTCATTAGGTAGCGAGGGTGCTATTTCAAATGCCTCCGTTTCCACACGCGATGGTGTCGGAAAAACGGCAAATATCATCATCAAATCGGACTCGAACGGTGCCTTACTCGGTTGGTCAATTGTTGACATTGATATCGAAGACCAGTACAATATCTCATCCAGCCACGGTGTGGATGGAGCCGTCATCAGAGATGTAACGTGGCACGGCATTATTGCGATCATCTCGCCGGATGACCGGACAACAACGATGCATCCTGCACACGATGATCACGCCCAAATCTGGCTTAACGGCGAAAAGATTTATGATAATCCTACGTGGACAGGTGGTGCTCAGGTCGTTACAACACCGACTGAGATTCAACTCAGGAAGGGTGAAAATTTCTTACACTACAAGTGTGGTGAATCGGGTGGCGCGGATTACGTCAACCTCCGCTTTGAACCGACTGACACCGACCTCCTCATTGCACCCACAACGGATAACCTCTTTTTGAATGTCCTGACACCTGTTGAACCGAAAGGCAAACTGGCGACGCAGTGGGCAGATATCAAACGGCAGTAGTTCTTATTGCTAATGAAAAACCCGTATCCCAAACCGGATACGGGTTTTTTGTTGTCTATTATTTCTCTTACTTTCAACACCGTTCACTCCAACCTACAGGTTAAATTGACTCATGGCGTTTGAAATCCTTCACTGTTGCGACTCCATAATCGTTAAAATCTGATTGATAGCCACATTTTCCAACGCCTGTGTTGTACCACCTTGCCAGACAATCGTAATCTTCTCAATATGTTGGTTCTCTGCCAAACCGAACAGCAATCGCGTATCGCTGCCTGATGCGTAACTCGAACCGCTTTTTACCTCTCTTATTTGTGTCAGGTCCCCTGTGGAAATCGTAACCTTCGCGCCAATACCATCTCGATTGCTTCGGCTACCGATCAACTTAATACCGAGCCAATTTTTTTGGTTTCCACCGTCGTTGCGAAGCAAAACGGCGCGCTGGTTGGAATTCATGATGACGACATCGGTGTCCCCATCATTGTCATAGTCAGCCGTAGCGGCAGCTCTACCGACGAGCGTCTCCATGAAATAAGTCCCAGCGGTCTCTGATACGTCCGTGTAAGTGCCATCGCCGTTGCTTTGAAACATCTGATCGCGTTGGGCGTAGGTTTCGTGGTCCATCAAGATTTCGATGACATCTTGTGGATGTCCGTTTGCACAGAACAGATCAAGATGTCCATCGTTATCGTAATCCAAGAAGAGTGGACTAAAACCGACGTAGGGGAGTGTTGGTTGCTGTAACCCACTGTTCACGGTTGCGTCAAGAAAGAAAAGTCCTCCCTCGTTCTTATAAAGGGTCGCTTTCTCGGAATTTGCGACGATGAAGTCAAGCCACCCATCCCCGTTATAATCGCCACAATCCACCCCCATAGAACCTTCCGCGACACCGTTTTCGTCATAACCGATGCCGATAAACAGGCTTTCATCGGTGAAAGTGCCATCACTGTTGTTATGATAGAGAAAATTACGATTCGTATCGTTGGTGACGTAAATATCAGGAAACCCGTCATTATCGTAGTCACAGGCAACAGCAGCCATCCCTCTACCCTCAGCAGGATTTGTCACGCCCGCGGTTTCTGCGATGTTAGTGAAAGTGCCGTCGCCGTTGTTTCGGTAAAGCACATCAGGTGTTCCCTCGTAGCTGCGCGGATGCCCGTAACCGATAATACCTTTAAAGGTTGTAACTGGCATCGACAATTCGTAGACGAGATAATTGACGACGAAAATATCCAAATCGCCATCACCATCGAAA belongs to Candidatus Poribacteria bacterium and includes:
- a CDS encoding CRTAC1 family protein; translation: MPSNLIPRFLLLLSLTFIGRAAAQLPVFVDVTEEAGIHFKHSNGKTEHKHIIETMGSGVVFFDYDADGDADLYFVNSGSMPQTGQDTQQAQLGNVLYRNEGNGLFTDVTEPSGTGDTGYGMAAAAGDIDNDGDADLYVANFGQDVLYQNNGDGTFTDITESAGIDNTLWGIAVIYLDFDGDGDLDIFVVNYLVYELSMPVTTFKGIIGYGHPRSYEGTPDVLYRNNGDGTFTNIAETAGVTNPAEGRGMAAVACDYDNDGFPDIYVTNDTNRNFLYHNNSDGTFTDESLFIGIGYDENGVAEGSMGVDCGDYNGDGWLDFIVANSEKATLYKNEGGLFFLDATVNSGLQQPTLPYVGFSPLFLDYDNDGHLDLFCANGHPQDVIEILMDHETYAQRDQMFQSNGDGTYTDVSETAGTYFMETLVGRAAATADYDNDGDTDVVIMNSNQRAVLLRNDGGNQKNWLGIKLIGSRSNRDGIGAKVTISTGDLTQIREVKSGSSYASGSDTRLLFGLAENQHIEKITIVWQGGTTQALENVAINQILTIMESQQ